CATTCCAGCATGGACCGGTATTGCACCGAGACCAGGGCGTAGCGCACCACCCAGGCTGGGTGCTGTGACAGCACCTGGTCCACGGACAGTCCGTTGCCCAGGGACTTGCTCATCTTCTCGCCCTTCTGGGTCACCCAGGCTGTGTGCATCCATCGATGGGCGAACCCCCAGCCGGCCGCGTGCGACTGGGCCATCTCGTTCTCGTGGTGGGGGAATCGCAGGTCCAGGCCTCCTCCGTGGATGTCGAACTCCGCACCCAAATAGCGGTGGCTCATGGCCGAGCATTCCAGATGCCAGCCCGGCCGACCTGTGCCGAAGGGGGTTTGCCAGCGGGCCGTGGGTGGATCGGTGGGCTTAGGCGCCTTCCAAAGTGCGAAGTCGCGGGGGTCACGCTTGCCGGGCTCCTCATCGGCGTCGGTATTCTGCCCATCGGTGTCGATGCTGGGTCCCAGCAGGTCGTTGGCGGCGGCCTGCTCGTCGGCCGGCTGCGTGCCGGTCTGCTGGTGGGTCAGGGCACCATACTCAGGCCAGGAGGCCACGTCGAAGTAGACGTTACCTGACGGGCGGCCCTGCTCGTCGGGCACCACATAGGCGTGGCCACGGTCGATGATGCGCTGGATCAGGTCGATCATCTCAGGGATGTGCCCGGTGGCTCGAGGTTCGTATGTGGGCGGCAGAACCCCCATGGTCTCGTAGGCATGGGTGAATTCGCGCTCGTAGATGTAGGCCCGCTCCCACCAGCGCTGGCCGTTGGCCGCGGCCTTGGTCAGGATCTTGTCGTCGATGTCGGTCACGTTCCGGATCAGGGTCACCTGGTATCCCAGCCTGAGCAGCCAGCGTCGGATCACGTCGAAGGCCAAGGTGGTCCTGATATGGCCAATGTGGGGTGAGCTCTGCACCGTGGCTCCGCATACATAGATACCAACCTTGCCCG
The window above is part of the Bifidobacterium asteroides DSM 20089 genome. Proteins encoded here:
- the cysS gene encoding cysteine--tRNA ligase; this translates as MDTSSQPHDSKASVGLAAAGLRLYDTADHQVTPFRPIEPGKVGIYVCGATVQSSPHIGHIRTTLAFDVIRRWLLRLGYQVTLIRNVTDIDDKILTKAAANGQRWWERAYIYEREFTHAYETMGVLPPTYEPRATGHIPEMIDLIQRIIDRGHAYVVPDEQGRPSGNVYFDVASWPEYGALTHQQTGTQPADEQAAANDLLGPSIDTDGQNTDADEEPGKRDPRDFALWKAPKPTDPPTARWQTPFGTGRPGWHLECSAMSHRYLGAEFDIHGGGLDLRFPHHENEMAQSHAAGWGFAHRWMHTAWVTQKGEKMSKSLGNGLSVDQVLSQHPAWVVRYALVSVQYRSMLEWSDQSLREAEGAYERISNFVDRAGRILGAQPERDRVAGLGADDLPEDFVQAMNDDINVSGGLAALYALVRQANAAMDADPGALDRQWLANALLQVRAMLDVFGLDPLDPHWAGAAADRGNRAMSTLDALVRQQLQERNQARKDHDFARADAIRDQLTAAGVAVADTPAGSTWDLSR